A part of Aegilops tauschii subsp. strangulata cultivar AL8/78 chromosome 2, Aet v6.0, whole genome shotgun sequence genomic DNA contains:
- the LOC109752211 gene encoding molybdopterin biosynthesis protein CNX1, producing the protein MLQVEEALAAVLSAAAACRAAPSAVPLLDALGLVLAEDVRAPDPLPPFRASVKDGYAVVAADGPGEYPVIAEARAGDDALGVVVTPGTVAYVTTGGPIPDGADAVVQVEDTEQVAAAPDGSKRVRISVRVPEGHDIRSVGCDIEKDYIVLKSGENIGPAEIGLLATVGVTTVKAYRRPTIAAFSTGDELVQPATATLNRGQIRDSNRAMLLAAAIQQKCKVVDLGIAKDTEESLMEHMDAALRSDADIILTSGGVSMGDRDLVKPCLAKMGKIHFEKIRMKPGKPLTFAEITSNDPTKPSKTALAFGLPGNPVSCMVCFNLFVVPAIRLVSGWSNPHLQRVHVRISHPLRADPHRMEFHRAVIRWVLDDGSGRPGYVAESTGQQASSRLLSMKSANALLEVQSSGQILAAGASVQAILISDITSPPLDKLPAASSPISSHIVSSAKSASADAPQVAASQNAEVKVAILTVSDTVSSGGGPDRSGPRAVSVVNSSSEKLGGAFVVATAVVPDEVDKIKEILVKWSDIDRVNLILTLGGTGFTPRDVTPEATKSVIEKEVPGLAFVMIQESLKVTPFAMLSRAACGIRGSTLIINMPGNPNAVAECMEALLPALKHAMKQLKGDKREKNPRHIPHAEAAPVDQWERSFRAASSGGGCSCDP; encoded by the exons atgcTGCAGGTGGAGGAGGCGCTGGCGGCGGTGCTGTCCGCCGCGGCGGCCTGCCGCGCCGCGCCGTCGGCCGTGCCGCTGCTCGACGCGCTCGGCCTCGTCCTCGCGGAGGACGTCCGCGCGCCCGACCCCCTGCCCCCCTTCCGCGCATCCGTCAAG GACGGGTACGCCGTGGTGGCCGCCGACGGGCCCGGGGAGTACCCGGTCATCGCGGAGGCCAGGGCCGGCGACGACGCGCTCGGCGTGGTCGTGACGCCAGGCACCGTCGCGTACGTCACGACCGGAG GGCCGATTCCCGACGGCGCGGATGCCGTCGTGCAGGTGGAGGACACGGAGCAGGTCGCCGCCGCGCCGGATGGGTCGAAGAGGGTCAGGATCTCGGTGcgggtacccgaggggcacgatATACGCAGCGTG GGATGTGACATAGAGAAAGATTATATAGTGCTGAAATCTGGTGAGAACATAGGTCCTGCAGAAATTGGGCTACTTGCAACAGTGGGAGTAACTACTGTCAAG GCATACCGTCGACCAACCATTGCTGCATTTTCTACAGGGGATGAGTTAGTTCAGCCAGCCACTGCAACTCTCAATCGTGGTCAG ATTCGTGATTCTAACCGGGCCATGCTACTTGCTGCTGCTATTCAGCAGAAGTGTAAAGTGGTTGACTTGGGTATTGCAAAAGATACTGAAGAAAGTCTTATGGAGCATATGGATGCAGCTCTACGTTCTGATGCTGATATAATCCTTACTTCTGGTGGTGTTTCCATGGGTGATAGAGATCTTGTCAAACCTTGCTTGGCAAAGATGGGTAAAATTCACTTCGAAAAG ATCCGGATGAAACCAGGAAAGCCATTGACATTTGCTGAGATCACATCAAATGACCCAACAAAGCCATCCAAAACAGCTCTTGCTTTTGGCTTGCCTGGAAACCCAGTGAGCTGTATGGTTTGCTTCAATCTCTTTGTTGTTCCTGCAATACGACTTGTCTCTGGTTGGTCAAATCCTCATCTGCAAAG AGTGCATGTGCGTATATCACATCCTCTAAGAGCAGACCCACATCGTATGGAGTTTCATCGTGCAGTGATCAGATGGGTGCTTGACGATGGATCTGGTAGACCAGG TTACGTTGCTGAGAGCACTGGCCAACAAGCCAGTAGCCGCCTTCTAAGTATGAAGTCTGCAAATGCCTTGCTGGAAGTGCAATCATCCGGGCAGATATTGGCAGCTGGAGCATCCGTCCAAGCAATACTTATTTCTGATATAACTAGCCCTCCTCTGGATAAGCTGCCTGCTGCTTCCAGCCCCATATCATCTCATATTGTTTCTTCTGCAAAAAGTGCTTCGGCGGATGCGCCACAGGTTGCTGCCTCTCAGAATGCCGAAGTTAAAGTAGCAATTCTGACTGTTAGTGACACTGTTTCTTCTGGAGGAGGCCCCGATAGGAG TGGCCCAAGAGCTGTATCTGTAGTGAACTCTTCATCAGAGAAATTGGGGGGAGCATTTGTTGTTGCTACTGCTGTGGTTCCAGATGAAGTGGACAAAATTAAGGAGATTCTGGTGAAGTGGAGTGATATTGACCGTGTTAACCTCATCTTGACCTTAG GTGGCACTGGCTTCACACCTAGAGATGTTACTCCAGAAGCAACTAAATCTGTAATAGAGAAAGAAGTACCTGGCCTTGCGTTTGTTATGATTCAGGAGAGTTTGAAG GTGACACCATTTGCGATGCTATCCCGAGCGGCGTGTGGGATAAGAGGATCGACACTT ATCATCAACATGCCCGGCAACCCGAATGCTGTCGCGGAGTGCATGGAGGCTCTTCTCCCAGCGCTGAAGCATGCCATGAAGCAGCTGAAGGGTGACAAGAGGGAGAAGAACCCCCGACACATACCTCACGCTGAAGCCGCACCAGTCGACCAGTGGGAGCGCAGTTTCAGAGCTGCATCATCGGGTGGTGGCTGCTCATGCGACCCCTGA